A window of Paenibacillus sp. 19GGS1-52 contains these coding sequences:
- a CDS encoding DeoR/GlpR family DNA-binding transcription regulator encodes MLREQKIISLLQKASPLTIEELASSLAVSEPTIRRDLAAMEEKGLILKQRGGAALPGLGFEPMFNQRQQHNREQKRQIAKYAASQILEGEVIALDVGTTSAELAKELLKLSNLTIFTYSLQIALILSRSQHNIYIIGGQCRKSEQSMVGSIAKDTISQFNFDRFFMGLAGFNKEQGPTDFILEEVEIKRLMIEKSKRVIALADSSKFGGSSLVKVCEYDAIDELITNQLDITAEDLDYRGKLTFV; translated from the coding sequence ATGTTAAGAGAACAGAAAATTATCAGTTTATTGCAAAAGGCCTCGCCTTTGACTATAGAAGAGCTCGCATCCTCACTAGCCGTATCGGAGCCTACCATACGCCGCGATTTGGCCGCGATGGAAGAGAAGGGGCTAATTCTTAAACAACGGGGGGGCGCGGCGCTGCCAGGCTTGGGCTTTGAACCGATGTTCAACCAGCGACAGCAGCATAACCGTGAGCAGAAGCGCCAAATCGCCAAGTATGCGGCCAGCCAAATCCTGGAGGGTGAAGTTATTGCGCTTGATGTGGGGACAACGAGTGCTGAGCTGGCTAAAGAATTACTCAAGCTCTCCAATCTGACGATCTTTACTTACTCCCTGCAGATTGCGCTTATCCTCTCCCGTAGCCAGCATAATATATACATTATTGGTGGGCAATGTCGGAAATCGGAACAGTCGATGGTAGGTTCCATCGCAAAGGACACGATTAGCCAGTTTAACTTTGATCGATTCTTCATGGGTCTGGCTGGCTTCAACAAGGAGCAGGGACCCACAGATTTTATCTTGGAGGAAGTTGAAATTAAGCGACTTATGATTGAGAAGTCGAAGCGGGTGATCGCCTTGGCCGATAGCTCCAAATTTGGGGGTTCATCGTTAGTCAAAGTGTGTGAATATGACGCGATTGACGAACTGATCACGAATCAGCTGGACATAACGGCAGAAGATTTAGATTACCGTGGGAAACTTACCTTCGTTTAA
- a CDS encoding ABC transporter ATP-binding protein: MAILEVENLSKEYKGKAKGKGNGNGYQALRDISLNVDTGEFVAIMGPSGSGKTTLLNILSGIDTEYSGVVRIAETSISEMTKNELALFRRQRMGFVFQDYNLLDSLTLRENVMLPMVLDEREVDEINAKTDETLLLFDIDEVKDKYPYTVSGGQQQRAAISRAIINDPDVIFADEPTGNLDSKSSSTVMKCFSQLNSQQGATIVMVTHDPFAASFCSRVVFIKDGTVGMEIAREGARKDFFDTILETLAVMGGGEDDL; encoded by the coding sequence ATGGCAATTCTAGAAGTAGAGAATCTCTCTAAAGAGTATAAAGGCAAAGCCAAAGGAAAAGGAAATGGAAATGGGTATCAAGCCCTGCGAGACATCAGCCTGAACGTGGACACTGGAGAGTTTGTGGCGATCATGGGGCCCTCGGGCAGCGGGAAGACGACGCTTTTGAATATCCTCAGCGGGATTGACACGGAATATAGTGGGGTGGTACGGATTGCGGAGACCAGTATAAGTGAGATGACCAAGAACGAGCTTGCGCTTTTTCGGCGGCAGCGGATGGGGTTTGTGTTTCAGGATTATAATCTGCTGGACAGTCTGACTCTGCGCGAAAATGTAATGCTGCCGATGGTGCTGGATGAACGTGAAGTTGACGAGATTAACGCTAAGACCGATGAGACGCTGCTGCTGTTCGATATTGATGAGGTAAAGGATAAATACCCATACACAGTGTCAGGCGGACAACAGCAGCGAGCGGCGATCAGCAGAGCGATAATTAATGATCCGGATGTGATTTTTGCGGACGAGCCTACAGGGAATTTGGATTCCAAGTCTTCAAGCACAGTGATGAAATGCTTCAGCCAGCTGAACTCTCAACAAGGAGCAACGATCGTTATGGTTACACATGATCCGTTTGCGGCCAGCTTTTGCAGCAGAGTGGTATTCATTAAGGACGGTACAGTCGGCATGGAGATTGCCAGAGAGGGTGCGCGTAAGGATTTTTTTGACACTATACTGGAAACGCTGGCGGTTATGGGAGGGGGAGAAGATGACCTTTAG
- a CDS encoding ABC transporter permease, producing the protein MTFRRMAFQIFKANFRRYLLFFLCSSFTIMIFFSYYMLYTNPQFNNPYEVNGMISSNLIAPLYVIRVFSVLLIIYAQTTFVKFRKSDFGLFMVLGMSTQNIRKIMLLENGLIAIISIVTGLVAGTIFAPLFYMIVSQVIDLENVSFTLTLDSYLYTALFFGAVYVIATAGNLLLTWRYSIVRLLKERRTADRSLIHGKLPGFIGIALLGLAVYDLLSHLTINNSNVIFRSMAITMIGVFLILSSLGDWVKFSLSRSAKSYHKHMVFSSDLSYKLGRSRIILLLITILITFSLFLSSMVLFLSNESQETAVKHNPYQIAYIEAFGKNQISEETLNKIVNKGETPLTSHRVLEYIELFPTKVFLDQNINTLSGSTYKVEQGHFLNLALVDQSIGDANNISEMSTYDIELASGKKTLLSQGSIVSMLFNQVPLLINGLQIIVSEQDYTELKALHPEIGQLHLLNFKDWKRTADIDNKLNTALAQYNKDNTDTWYGDDRKDAFAFGTVSRIGEFTTLKQANQFGLFLFAFVGLLFVVSSAVVLHFSILMELEREKTKYRKLAKIGMTSKEAAKMIVKPFRLLFFLPYVLSIAFATFYFVYMAKVINHKALEPLGLSLMAGGLYLVFQLFFYLLYTRAYTRKMIAYMGLDT; encoded by the coding sequence ATGACCTTTAGGAGAATGGCCTTTCAGATATTTAAGGCTAACTTTAGAAGATATCTATTGTTTTTCCTGTGCAGCAGCTTTACGATCATGATCTTCTTCTCCTACTACATGCTGTACACGAACCCACAATTCAATAATCCTTATGAAGTAAATGGGATGATCTCCAGTAATCTAATTGCGCCTCTTTATGTAATCCGTGTGTTCTCTGTGTTGTTAATTATTTATGCGCAAACGACCTTCGTGAAATTTAGAAAAAGCGACTTTGGGCTGTTTATGGTCCTCGGCATGTCGACTCAAAATATCCGCAAGATTATGTTGTTGGAGAATGGTCTAATCGCCATCATTTCCATCGTTACCGGATTAGTGGCAGGAACGATCTTTGCACCGCTTTTTTATATGATCGTCTCACAAGTGATTGATTTGGAGAATGTCTCATTTACATTAACGTTGGATAGCTATCTTTATACCGCTTTATTTTTTGGCGCAGTGTATGTTATAGCGACTGCCGGCAATCTGCTCTTAACCTGGAGATACAGTATAGTACGTCTATTAAAAGAAAGAAGGACCGCAGACCGCAGTCTGATCCACGGAAAACTGCCCGGTTTCATCGGAATCGCTCTGCTGGGCCTTGCTGTTTATGATCTTCTTAGCCATTTAACTATAAATAACTCCAATGTTATTTTCAGAAGTATGGCCATTACTATGATCGGAGTCTTCTTAATATTATCCAGTCTGGGGGACTGGGTAAAATTCAGCTTGTCTCGCTCAGCAAAATCCTATCATAAGCATATGGTGTTTAGTTCTGATCTGAGCTACAAGCTGGGTCGTTCCCGGATCATCCTTTTGCTAATTACTATCTTGATCACTTTTAGCCTCTTCCTCAGCAGTATGGTCCTTTTTTTATCCAACGAATCGCAGGAAACTGCTGTTAAGCATAACCCATATCAAATCGCGTACATAGAGGCGTTCGGGAAGAACCAAATTTCGGAAGAGACATTAAATAAGATCGTTAATAAGGGTGAAACGCCGCTTACTTCTCATCGAGTGCTGGAATATATCGAGCTATTTCCTACAAAAGTATTTCTGGATCAGAATATTAATACTCTAAGCGGGAGTACTTATAAAGTGGAACAGGGTCACTTTCTAAATCTAGCATTAGTGGACCAGAGTATCGGTGACGCAAATAATATATCAGAAATGTCGACCTACGACATAGAGCTTGCTTCTGGTAAGAAGACGCTGCTCTCGCAAGGCTCAATCGTGAGTATGTTATTTAATCAAGTCCCACTTCTTATTAACGGGCTGCAGATCATCGTCAGTGAACAGGATTATACGGAACTCAAAGCGCTTCATCCAGAGATCGGACAGCTACATCTGCTGAATTTCAAGGATTGGAAGCGGACCGCCGACATCGACAACAAGCTAAATACGGCATTAGCACAGTACAATAAGGATAATACGGATACCTGGTATGGGGATGATCGGAAGGATGCCTTCGCATTTGGAACAGTTTCAAGAATAGGTGAATTTACCACCCTTAAACAAGCGAATCAATTTGGACTTTTTCTATTTGCGTTCGTAGGTTTATTGTTTGTTGTGTCCTCTGCCGTGGTGCTGCATTTTAGTATCCTCATGGAACTGGAGAGAGAGAAGACCAAATACAGGAAGCTTGCCAAGATCGGCATGACCTCCAAGGAAGCCGCAAAAATGATCGTTAAACCGTTTAGGCTGCTGTTTTTTCTGCCCTATGTGCTGAGCATCGCTTTCGCTACTTTTTATTTTGTATATATGGCAAAGGTTATTAATCACAAAGCGCTGGAACCTTTAGGTCTTTCACTAATGGCGGGAGGGTTGTATTTAGTCTTTCAACTGTTTTTTTATCTGCTGTACACAAGGGCTTATACTCGTAAAATGATAGCATACATGGGATTAGACACTTGA